One genomic region from Antedon mediterranea chromosome 3, ecAntMedi1.1, whole genome shotgun sequence encodes:
- the LOC140045156 gene encoding uncharacterized protein encodes MSRRTSSAFRNFQSNEDRSGLRASPRILNLSKRIVSPVKIKIASPDVVRSPIALFRKLDAEIKADPCSKESVISAIRKCRKRSVNSEKDRSEANLTEDNNKTKKLRNEINFRRTPSPLLTVDNNVSNNEVSQKVAVNQPRLSMNYGIVSKTPRNAIFSSFSSSRLASNNKKRLFEETVLEEDDVVPSKKFIHALQEKKLPNTNIKEVSVSIVGKSSNQSAKKHDQEKVKSSETESDGQPKLKRTQGHRKMPTFSAIGSSIFVPSSTSFEFTAKDLAETRYQAEQRVKLLRQELKEQDELEQTKLKIKTKVEGSGYVLGTQTNTPSLNIETPTTGKGLPQLTSLIKQPSIQEPVKTSELLTQQTGASSAMPTFLQGLGKSSASTIPPSNLLTSTTAKTGSLTTVTLGQKLSTGGLGMSSLTPVSSTQGTTTPVINFGTSSKVTPAATKTNTSLNPDLSIKNASNTPSGFQFGTSEPKPFSQTGSTSLSSAGQGFKFGGTGDSAASAKFPVGGTVLGSSPSLNQPTSVPSTSTGSFTFGGSMTTNSNNQTSKEQNKSMNLPSFSTSSGSITGNTGSFGGATVSSNIFGATTTGASAPSTPAQQASSSSFQFKASGSSGNLSGLSSGLFPSGITNSVSSQSQKSTFKPIFGDTLQSMSTAMTPPKQTFNPIFGAPNKSKPPQGGFNFQPGVTSVSTGGQTSTPAFAFGAKSSSTSGVSSGITSGMPSGIASGIASGTTGNNSGFNFGSSTTKNTSNTMTAGARTGLNFGTSQALSSGFQFGQSNPTNLQSTQSGGMFSQAQATPAFGQTTQSMTGFGQSSGSAFGQTSKPTFAPSAANSFGQPNQTNMFGQPAQAVPSFGQSSSQPAFGQASSQGANTGFQFGAASATPPFGGFGQASQAATPAASQQMTPSFGQSDNAKQGFNFGGSGVSPAPNFGSGGFMTPAGQNQNFSVGAGGTIARDRKKYAARRKVNKRR; translated from the exons ATGTCAAGGCGCACATCTAGTGCTTTTAGGAACTTTCAAAGCAATGAAGATCGTTCAGGCCTTCGAGCAAGCCCAAGAATTTTAAACCTCTCAAAACGTATCGTAAGTCCAGTAAAGATAAAGATAGCCAGTCCAGACGTTGTTCGGTCACCGATTGCCCT GTTCAGGAAATTAGATGCAGAAATAAAAGCTGACCCTTGCAGTAAAGAGAGCGTGATATCCGCCATCAGAAAATGTCGTAAACGATCTGTGAATTCAGAGAAGGATCGTTCTGAAGCGAATTTAACAGAGGATAATAACAAAACTAAGAAACT GCGAAATGAAATCAACTTTAGAAGAACACCTTCTCCTCTGCTCACCGTTGACAACAACGTCTCCAACAATGAAGTCAGTCAGAAGGTAGCTGTTAATCAGCCTCGTCTTAGCATGAATTATGGGATTGTATCAAAGACGCCACGCAACGCTATATTCAGTTCGTTTAGCTCCTCTAGATTAGCTTCCAATAAT aaaaaaagaTTATTTGAAGAGACTGTATTGGAGGAGGATGATGTTGTTCCTTCTAAGAAGTTTATTCATGCTTTGCAGGAGAAAAAGTTACCAAATACCAATAT taaaGAGGTGTCTGTATCAATAGTTGGTAAATCTTCAAACCAATCAGCAAAGAAACACGATCAAGAAAAAGTTAAAAGCTCGGAAACTGAATCGGACGGTCAGCCGAAGCTTAAAAGGACACAGGGTCATCGGAAAATGCCAACATTCAGCGCCATAGGAAGCAGTATATTTGTA ccTTCAAGTACATCATTTGAATTCACAGCGAAAGACTTGGCTGAGACGAGATACCAAGCGGAACAACGTGTGAAACTCCTTAGGCAAGAACTTAAAGAACAGGATGAACTTG agcaaactaaattaaaaataaagactAAAGTAGAAGGATCTGGTTATGTTTTGGGAACCCAGACAAATACCCCGTCACTTAATATTGAGACGCCAACGACTGGAAAAGGACTACCACAGCTAACATCGTTAATCAAACAGCCTAGTATACAAGAACCTGTGAAGACTTCAGAATTGTTAACCCAGCAAACTGGTGCCAGTTCAGCTATGCCTACTTTCTTGCAAGGTCTTGGAAAGTCATCTGCTTCTACCATTCCTCCTTCAAATCTCTTAACATCCACTACTGCCAAGACTGGTTCTCTCACAACTGTAACTCTTGGGCAGAAATTATCAACAGGTGGACTTGGAATGTCTTCTCTGACACCAGTCTCATCAACGCAAGGTACTACTACGCCAGTAATCAACTTCGGTACCAGTTCGAAGGTCACACCAGCGGCTACCAAAACCAATACCTCTTTGAATCCAGATCTATCAATTAAGAATGCTTCAAATACTCCTTCAGGATTTCAGTTTGGAACCAGTGAACCTAAACCTTTCTCTCAAACTGGTTCTACATCATTATCTAGTGCTGGACAAGGATTCAAGTTTGGTGGAACTGGTGACAGTGCTGCTAGCGCTAAATTTCCAGTTGGAGGAACTGTTCTTGGAAGCAGTCCATCCCTTAACCAACCTACCAGCGTGCCATCGACTTCAACTGGTAGCTTCACATTTGGTGGATCAATGACCACCAATAGTAACAATCAAACTAGTAAAGAACAGAATAAGTCAATGAATTTACCAAGTTTCTCAACATCCAGTGGTTCTATAACTGGTAACACAGGTTCATTTGGTGGTGCAACAGTGAGCTCAAATATTTTTGGTGCCACTACGACTGGTGCAAGCGCCCCATCCACTCCAGCTCAACAAGCATCCTCATCCTCCTTCCAGTTTAAAGCCTCTGGCAGCTCCGGTAATTTGTCTGGTCTTTCATCCGGATTGTTTCCGTCAGGGATTACTAATAGTGTTTCTTCACAATCGCAAAAGAGTACGTTTAAACCGATATTTGGTGATACCCTTCAATCCATGTCAACAGCGATGACGCCACCTAAACAAACATTTAACCCGATCTTTGGTGCACCCAACAAAAGCAAGCCACCTCAAGGTGGATTTAACTTCCAACCAGGTGTAACGTCCGTATCAACAGGTGGTCAAACTTCAACACCTGCATTTGCCTTTGGTGCTAAGAGTTCCTCTACTTCTGGTGTTTCCTCTGGTATTACATCTGGTATGCCATCTGGTATTGCTTCAGGCATTGCTTCAGGTACAACTGGCAACAATAGTGGTTTTAATTTTGGATCAAGCACCACTAAAAACACCTCAAATACAATGACAGCAGGAGCCAGAACCGGTTTAAATTTTG GTACTTCGCAAGCACTAAGTAGTGGCTTTCAATTTGGCCAATCAAATCCCACTAATCTTCAAAGCACTCAATCTGGTGGGATGTTCAGTCAAGCTCAAGCAACACCAGCGTTTGGCCAGACCACACAGAGTATGACCGGGTTTGGACAGTCCAGTGGCTCCGCATTTGGACAAACAAGTAAACCGACCTTTGCCCCGTCTGCAGCAAATAGCTTCGGTCAACCAAATCAAACTAACATGTTTGGACAACCTGCTCAAGCAGTTCCTTCATTCGGCCAGAGTTCTTCTCAGCCGGCCTTTGGTCAAGCGTCCAGTCAAGGTGCTAACACAGGCTTTCAGTTTGGTGCTGCTTCTGCTACGCCGCCTTTTGGGGGATTTGGTCAAGCTAGCCAAGCAGCAACTCCGGCTGCTTCCCAGCAAATGACTCCATCGTTTGGACAGAGTGATAATGCAAAACAGGGCTTCAACTTTGGTGGATCAG gAGTGTCTCCTGCACCAAACTTTGGTTCCGGTGGATTCATGACGCCAGCAGGACAGAATCAAAATTTTTCTGTAGGGGCCGGTGGAACGATAGCCAGGGACCGAAAGAAATATGCTGCCCGCAGAAAAGTGAATAAAAGGAGGTGA
- the LOC140043813 gene encoding uncharacterized protein: MSGATVGILGYTKGICMGTTSPLLTSMFTIRGSGLAPRVCQPATTYELNAKQNRNNVIPTVIRPLPHGISLPHISWQQSHRNIQLSASNSRKNSAILDNMSPHSSLIESDYKIQASSFSNFRVLETDKTACGSKLKDDKKADKPSPVQSYTSLYYEHLFDEVDNRTLNFDTKTGCTTSKDSNQVKLTSRSAKYSSKKKPKSRKTNGRKSRCTTRKDVSKKGKLKIQNNQVVISSYNALSKNSVLQIEAVPKQTKTRRELSEDGASISRTSSTTKSISSSETSLCSDVFQRASTIYTKAPVLEGDEKVRRVYLSDKQSGVIKDCGMMLPCAPPCTPTIEQLKKVEYVLSMNDIRSQRTVKERLSQIESKARRKELAKKEEAKRTEKQYLKEKELQKKQRQRLEIYALNKIMTELEENNFKKFCEIMENNLDNSEKSSTNKQT, translated from the exons ATGAGCGGTGCAACTGTTGGAATATTAGGATATACCAAAGGTATATGCATGGGTACAACTTCACCCCTATTGACGTCAATGTTTACAATAAGAGGTAGCGGGCTGGCACCAAGAGTATGTCAACCTGCTACGACATACGAGCTAAATGCTAAACAAAATAGAAACAATGTAATTCCAACCGTGATACGTCCTCTTCCGCACGGCATTTCATTACCACATATCTCATGGCAGCAATCGCATCGCAATATACAATTATCGGCATCAAATTCTAGAAAAAATTCCGCAATTTTGGATAATATGTCTCCACATTCCAGCTTGATTGAATCCGATTATAAAATACAAGCAAGCTCCTTTTCAAACTTTAGAGTACTTGAGACAGATAAAACTGCTTGTGGATCAAAGCTGAAAGATGACAAAAAAGCAGACAAACCATCGCCAGTGCAATCATATACCTCactatattatgaacatttatttGATGAGGTCGACAATAGGACGTTGAACTTTGATACAAAAACTGGTTGTACAACTTCCAAAG attcaAATCAAGTCAAGTTAACAAGTCGATCAGCCAAGTATTCGTCAAAGAAGAAGCCAAAAAGTCGTAAAACCAATGGCAGGAAGTCACGGTGTACAACTAGAAAAGATGTCAGTAAAAAAGGGAAGTTAAAAATACAGAATAATCAAGTTGTAATTAGTTCTTACAATGCACTATCTAAAAATTCTGTTTTACAAATTGAGGCAGtcccaaaacaaacaaaaacgaGACGAGAGTTGTCTGAAGATGGTGCTTCCATCTCCAGAACAAGTTCAACCACTAAATCCATCAGTTCATCAGAGACATCCTTGTGTTCTGATGTCTTCCAAAGAGCTTCCACTATATACACCAAAGCGCCAGTTCTGGAGGGGGATGAGAAGGTGAGAAGGGTGTACTTGTCTGATAAGCAATCTGGTGTTATCAAAGACTGTGGGATGATGTTGCCATGTGCTCCTCCTTGTACACCAACAATTGAACAGCTTAAGAAAGTGGAATATGTTCTTTCTATGAATGATATTCGG AGTCAAAGAACGGTAAAGGAACGTCTCTCACAAATTGAAAGCAAGGCGAGGAGAAAAGAACTTGCTAAAAAAGAGGAAGCAAAAAGGACAGAGAAACAATATCTTAAAGAGAAAGAATTGCAAAAGAAACAACGACAAAGGCTAGAAATATATGCACTCAACAAAATCATGACAGAATTagaagaaaataattttaaaaagttttgtgAAATTATGGAAAACAATTTAGATAACTCGGAGAAATCTTCCACTAACAAACAAACctaa
- the LOC140043814 gene encoding 60S ribosome subunit biogenesis protein NIP7 homolog has protein sequence MRPLTEEETKIFFEKLSKYIGENIKMLIDRPDGTYCFRFHKDRVYYVSELIMKRAANIAREHLMSFGTCFGKFTKTLKFRLHVTALDFLAPYAKFKVWVKPGSEQSFLYGNHILKSGLGRITENTSKYQGVIVYSMSDIPLGFGVAAKSTQECRHTDPISIVVFHQADIGEYLRNEDTLT, from the exons ATGAGGCCTTTAACAGAAGAAGAGACAAAGATATTCTTtgaaaaattatcaaaata TATTGGAGAAAACATCAAGATGTTAATAGATCGGCCTGACGGTACATACTGCTTTCGTTTCCATAAGGACAGAGTTTATTACGTAAG TGAACTGATCATGAAAAGAGCAGCTAACATTGCTAGAGAACACCTGATGAGTTTTGGAACCTGTTTTggaaaatttacaaaaacattgaaGTTTAGGTTACATGTGACAGCATTAGATTTTCTTGCACCATATGCTAAG tttAAAGTGTGGGTAAAACCTGGCTCTGAGCAGTCATTTCTGTATGGTAATCATATATTAAAGAGCGGTCTAGGTAGAATCACAGAGAACACATCCAAATATCAAGGCGTCATTGTCTATTCAATGTCAGATATTCCTCTG GGATTTGGCGTAGCAGCAAAGTCAACTCAAGAATGCAGACACACCGATCCGATATCCATTGTCGTTTTTCATCAAGCTGATATTGGCGAATATTTAAGAAATGAAGACACATTAACTTGA